One region of Bacteroidota bacterium genomic DNA includes:
- a CDS encoding T9SS type A sorting domain-containing protein, translating to MKIKFLLVIIIAFAAVSSIFAEGWESRSSGLGNVFFKCVAFSSATNVFVGGNLNSIKSTNAGDNWSVLPAPVAGTVCNSIFFTNALTGYFGCTLSGTTAIYKTTDGGLTFTTSLISSDVNINSINFPSLNTGYAACGSGNILKTTNAGVNWIYTPTPSINKFAVFSVSFANDSVGFVAGSDGIFIKTTNGGNNWETHSVGVSYAFYSISTTDILNAYGVGEGAIMAKTTDGGITWIGTSSPSIKAELRSVDFKNTLTGYACGNTGFIMRTTNGGINWTQQTSQTTHFLSGIKFWGYNLGIAVGYNSTILKTTDGGGSPIGIHNINNEKLSFFKLNQNYPNPFNPSTHINFSIPENGDVMLKILDISGKEIFNLIGSYLSKGEYERTFDGTNLASGIYFYKLEFKGISGKVYSDEKKLVLIK from the coding sequence TTGAAGATAAAATTTTTACTAGTTATTATAATTGCTTTTGCAGCGGTCTCTTCAATTTTTGCGGAGGGCTGGGAATCAAGAAGTTCAGGTCTCGGAAATGTTTTCTTTAAATGCGTTGCTTTCAGTAGTGCGACTAATGTATTTGTGGGAGGAAACCTTAATAGCATCAAATCAACTAATGCCGGAGATAATTGGTCAGTTCTTCCTGCGCCAGTAGCAGGAACTGTGTGCAATTCAATTTTTTTTACAAATGCTCTTACGGGATACTTCGGCTGCACTTTATCCGGTACAACCGCTATTTACAAAACTACGGACGGAGGACTGACCTTTACAACTTCACTAATATCGTCCGATGTCAACATAAATTCCATTAATTTTCCCTCTTTAAATACAGGATATGCAGCGTGTGGAAGCGGGAATATCTTAAAGACTACTAATGCTGGCGTGAACTGGATTTATACTCCCACGCCATCAATTAATAAGTTCGCAGTCTTTTCAGTTTCCTTCGCAAATGACTCTGTCGGATTTGTTGCGGGATCTGACGGAATTTTTATTAAGACTACAAATGGCGGAAACAATTGGGAAACTCATTCAGTCGGCGTATCATACGCTTTTTATTCAATTTCAACAACAGATATTTTGAATGCTTATGGCGTAGGAGAGGGAGCGATAATGGCAAAAACTACAGACGGAGGAATTACCTGGATTGGAACTTCATCGCCATCGATAAAAGCAGAGCTTAGAAGTGTTGATTTTAAGAATACCTTAACCGGTTACGCATGCGGAAATACAGGGTTCATTATGAGAACGACTAACGGAGGTATTAACTGGACTCAGCAAACTTCACAAACTACTCATTTTCTTTCCGGTATTAAATTTTGGGGGTACAATCTTGGCATTGCTGTCGGCTATAACAGCACTATTCTGAAAACAACAGATGGAGGCGGGTCTCCTATAGGAATTCACAATATTAACAATGAAAAACTCAGTTTTTTTAAGTTAAATCAAAATTACCCCAATCCTTTTAATCCTTCAACACATATTAACTTTTCAATACCTGAAAATGGAGACGTGATGTTAAAAATATTGGACATAAGCGGGAAAGAAATTTTCAATCTGATTGGTTCTTATTTATCAAAAGGTGAGTATGAAAGAACTTTTGACGGAACAAATTTAGCTTCAGGAATTTATTTTTATAAATTGGAATTTAAAGGAATAAGTGGTAAGGTTTATTCTGATGAAAAGAAACTAGTTTTAATAAAGTAA
- a CDS encoding VOC family protein: MISKMSHQCIFVLNQDNAYDFYVNKLGFKVVTDAKFDKGRWLTVCPKGMDGFEIVLMEANEGMMFDKASAEAMQGLLKSGKMGGASYECDDIYATYEEMKAKGVVFSKVPTKEFYGVAAVFVDDSGNWASLTEKKK; this comes from the coding sequence ATGATATCAAAAATGTCACATCAGTGTATTTTTGTCTTGAATCAGGACAACGCCTACGATTTTTATGTTAACAAGCTCGGCTTTAAAGTTGTTACCGATGCAAAATTTGATAAAGGCAGATGGCTTACAGTCTGTCCCAAGGGAATGGATGGATTTGAGATAGTTTTAATGGAAGCAAATGAAGGTATGATGTTTGATAAAGCTTCCGCTGAAGCAATGCAGGGATTACTTAAATCAGGCAAGATGGGCGGAGCATCTTATGAGTGCGATGACATCTACGCTACCTATGAAGAAATGAAGGCAAAGGGAGTTGTGTTTTCTAAGGTACCAACTAAAGAATTTTACGGAGTAGCTGCAGTATTTGTGGATGACTCCGGCAACTGGGCAAGCTTAACAGAAAAGAAGAAGTAA
- a CDS encoding helix-turn-helix transcriptional regulator — translation MKDAYPKMYLYKRIVQAKMFIDEHFAEQIDVDNIADEACFSKFHFIRLFKKTYGRTPHQYLTYVRIENAKELLKKDSNVTDVCFAVSFDSLSSFTGLFKREVGLTPSEYKSQQLALQLDTKKRPMKYIPGCFASKYSQLKNSNSQEVKS, via the coding sequence ATGAAAGACGCTTATCCTAAAATGTATCTTTACAAAAGAATTGTACAGGCGAAGATGTTCATTGATGAACACTTTGCCGAGCAGATTGATGTAGATAACATCGCCGATGAAGCATGTTTTTCAAAATTTCATTTTATAAGGCTCTTCAAAAAAACATACGGAAGAACTCCTCACCAATATCTTACCTATGTACGAATTGAAAATGCAAAAGAGCTTTTGAAAAAAGATTCAAACGTAACTGATGTTTGCTTTGCCGTAAGTTTTGACAGTTTAAGTTCTTTTACAGGATTATTTAAGAGGGAAGTCGGATTAACTCCTTCTGAATACAAATCGCAGCAGCTTGCACTTCAGCTTGATACCAAGAAACGCCCTATGAAATACATTCCCGGATGTTTCGCTTCAAAATACTCGCAGTTGAAAAATAGCAATTCTCAAGAAGTAAAATCGTAA
- a CDS encoding NAD-dependent epimerase/dehydratase family protein, with amino-acid sequence MLKFNRKLTNIIYLKAFITGATGFVGSHLVDKLLAKGYEVYCLKRSTSSTKWLDGKDIKYVDGDLFSNEVLEKTIAEMDYVYHVAGVVKSKDKAGFIKGNQLATRNLIEITYKVNPNIKKFVHVSSLAAVGPNLDEKPITEETPYHPITTYGVTKRDAELEVMKYKDKMNVTIVRPPAVFGPRDTEVFVYFQTFAKGLNSVIGLREKYLTLVYVEDLADAIVLAGEKDEAKGQKYFAGFQEAYNWKQIGEITGKLLGKKAFKLALPHFIVYTVGAFAQFFAGFSSKPATLNLEKCRDITQVRWVCSTDKIRKELGFKDKYTLESSFKKTIDWYKEQGWIK; translated from the coding sequence ATGTTAAAATTTAATAGGAAATTAACCAATATAATATACTTGAAAGCATTTATAACAGGCGCTACAGGATTTGTCGGCAGCCACTTAGTCGATAAGCTCTTAGCAAAAGGATACGAAGTTTACTGTCTCAAACGTTCAACCTCATCCACAAAATGGCTCGATGGCAAAGATATCAAATACGTCGATGGCGACCTTTTCTCCAATGAAGTCCTTGAAAAGACGATTGCTGAAATGGACTACGTTTACCACGTTGCGGGAGTTGTAAAATCCAAAGACAAAGCAGGATTTATTAAAGGCAATCAGCTTGCAACCCGTAACCTTATTGAAATCACGTACAAAGTTAATCCCAATATAAAGAAGTTTGTTCACGTTTCCTCACTTGCTGCAGTCGGACCCAACTTAGACGAAAAGCCAATTACTGAAGAAACGCCTTATCACCCTATTACAACTTACGGTGTTACCAAACGCGATGCCGAGCTGGAAGTGATGAAGTATAAAGATAAAATGAACGTTACTATTGTCCGCCCGCCGGCTGTTTTCGGTCCGCGTGATACGGAAGTATTCGTTTATTTCCAGACGTTTGCTAAAGGACTTAATTCCGTAATCGGACTTCGTGAAAAATACCTGACTTTAGTTTACGTCGAAGATCTTGCCGATGCAATCGTTCTCGCAGGAGAAAAAGACGAAGCCAAAGGCCAGAAGTACTTTGCAGGATTTCAGGAAGCATATAACTGGAAGCAAATCGGTGAAATAACCGGAAAGCTCCTCGGCAAAAAGGCATTCAAGCTGGCACTTCCTCATTTTATAGTATATACAGTCGGAGCCTTTGCTCAGTTCTTTGCGGGATTTTCAAGCAAGCCGGCAACGCTCAATCTCGAGAAATGCAGAGATATCACTCAGGTTCGCTGGGTATGCTCAACTGATAAAATCCGCAAAGAGCTTGGATTCAAAGACAAATACACACTTGAATCATCATTTAAAAAGACTATTGACTGGTACAAAGAACAAGGGTGGATAAAGTAA
- a CDS encoding pyridoxal phosphate-dependent aminotransferase family protein, with protein MDLFQKCYNFTRADEVKASGMYPYFRAIEENEGPVVQIEGRKIIMAGSNNYLGLTAHPKVKEAALEAIRKYGTGCSGSRYLTGTLDLHINLEKKFAEFFGKEDCLLFSTGYQTAQGIIPTLVSKGDYTIADKDDHACIVAANMMAKGGFAEFKRYQHNDMADLEKVLSRIPIDAAKLVTTDGVFSTTGEIVDLPKLVELCKKYNARILVDDAHSTGVIGKGGRGTASKFGLDNEVDMIMGTFSKTFASLGGFVAGERAVINYIKHHSPALIFSASPTPAAVAAASAALDILIAEPERIDNLIANAAKMRNGFKAMGFNVIESETAIVPVVLGQDDITFMFWRKLFDAGVFVNAFISPGVPVGMAMLRTSFMASHKEEHLNRILEIFGDIGKELGVIK; from the coding sequence ATGGATTTATTTCAAAAATGTTATAATTTCACACGCGCAGACGAAGTAAAAGCAAGCGGAATGTACCCGTATTTCCGCGCTATCGAAGAAAATGAAGGACCCGTTGTACAAATAGAAGGACGTAAAATCATTATGGCAGGCTCCAATAATTACCTTGGACTTACCGCTCACCCAAAAGTAAAAGAAGCAGCTTTAGAAGCAATCAGAAAATACGGAACAGGCTGCTCAGGCTCACGATATTTAACAGGAACATTAGATTTACACATAAACCTTGAGAAGAAATTCGCTGAATTCTTCGGCAAAGAAGACTGCTTGCTTTTCTCAACAGGATATCAGACTGCACAGGGAATTATCCCGACACTTGTATCAAAAGGTGATTACACAATAGCAGATAAAGATGACCATGCCTGTATAGTTGCAGCAAACATGATGGCTAAAGGCGGTTTTGCTGAGTTCAAACGTTATCAGCATAACGATATGGCTGACCTTGAAAAAGTTCTTTCAAGAATTCCGATTGATGCCGCTAAACTAGTTACAACTGACGGTGTTTTTTCTACTACAGGAGAAATAGTTGACCTTCCTAAACTGGTAGAGCTCTGTAAAAAGTATAATGCAAGGATTTTAGTTGACGATGCGCACTCAACAGGTGTAATCGGAAAAGGCGGAAGAGGAACTGCATCTAAGTTTGGTCTTGATAATGAAGTCGATATGATAATGGGAACGTTCTCAAAAACATTTGCTTCACTCGGTGGATTTGTAGCAGGGGAAAGAGCCGTTATAAATTATATTAAGCATCACTCACCTGCATTGATTTTCTCGGCTTCACCTACTCCTGCAGCAGTTGCAGCAGCAAGCGCAGCATTGGATATTTTAATTGCAGAGCCGGAAAGAATTGATAATCTTATTGCTAATGCTGCAAAGATGAGAAACGGATTTAAAGCAATGGGCTTTAATGTTATCGAAAGCGAAACAGCAATTGTACCGGTCGTGTTAGGACAGGATGATATTACCTTTATGTTCTGGAGAAAATTATTTGATGCCGGTGTGTTTGTAAATGCATTCATTTCACCGGGAGTTCCGGTCGGAATGGCAATGCTCAGAACATCATTCATGGCTTCACATAAAGAAGAACATCTCAACAGAATACTTGAGATATTCGGTGATATCGGAAAAGAATTAGGTGTGATAAAGTAA
- a CDS encoding arginine--tRNA ligase produces MKTYLQSILNNSLKKLGVAEQNVQLDTPKDEKHGDVTTNIALPLAKELKQKPRDIAQNIVDNLEYNHDIISKIELAGPGFINFFISDKYYITELLNILTAADKYGKSDEFIGKTANLEWVSANPTGPLHLGHGRQVCLGKAIANLLEAVGYDVTREYYYNDAGNQMENLGKSVYARYMQIIDPNYPFPEDGYVGDYIKQIAQLIYDERKDSLKNSTDLAFFTKAGENYNFKGIRQTLNKLGIHHDVFSNESQLYTDGLIEQVIDEFVRRGMAYEKDGALWLKMDEKAGFDKDKVIRKSTGEPTYRLPDMAYHVQKIQRGYDLIIDIFGSDHGDTYKEVLFGVKSLGYDTSKIKVIIHQMVTFKEGTESVKMSKRSDKSYPLDGLIEEVGADAVQFFFVMRGANTHLDFDIELAKEHSDKNPVYYLQYAHARICGILRNAEDNFPGFDFNSEAEFNTDLIRSEEELGLLKILAKFPEEVSSSAASYEPHKIITYLNVVAERFHKFYHNNRVLDAENRELSIARLKICLAAKQILKNGFDIIGISAPERM; encoded by the coding sequence ATTAAAACATACTTACAATCGATACTAAATAACTCGCTTAAGAAGCTGGGAGTAGCTGAGCAGAACGTTCAGCTTGATACTCCAAAGGACGAAAAGCATGGTGACGTAACTACCAATATTGCCTTGCCGCTTGCAAAGGAGCTGAAGCAAAAGCCGCGTGATATTGCTCAGAACATCGTCGATAACCTTGAATACAACCACGATATCATATCCAAAATTGAGCTTGCCGGACCCGGATTTATCAACTTCTTCATATCAGATAAGTACTATATAACTGAGCTGCTTAACATATTAACAGCTGCCGATAAATACGGCAAATCCGATGAATTTATAGGCAAAACAGCCAATCTTGAATGGGTTTCTGCAAATCCTACAGGACCGCTTCATCTCGGTCACGGCCGCCAGGTCTGCCTTGGAAAAGCCATTGCAAATCTGCTTGAAGCCGTCGGCTACGATGTTACCCGCGAGTACTATTACAACGATGCCGGGAACCAGATGGAGAATCTCGGAAAGTCCGTTTATGCGCGTTATATGCAGATTATCGACCCAAACTACCCTTTTCCTGAGGACGGATACGTAGGCGATTATATAAAGCAAATCGCTCAGCTCATTTATGATGAACGCAAGGACTCGCTTAAGAACTCAACTGACCTCGCTTTCTTTACAAAAGCGGGTGAAAACTACAATTTTAAGGGCATTCGGCAGACTTTAAACAAGCTCGGAATTCATCACGATGTCTTTTCAAACGAGTCGCAGCTATATACAGACGGCTTGATTGAACAGGTCATTGACGAGTTTGTTCGCAGAGGTATGGCATACGAAAAAGACGGCGCATTATGGCTGAAAATGGACGAAAAAGCAGGTTTTGATAAGGATAAAGTCATTCGCAAAAGCACAGGCGAGCCGACTTACCGCCTGCCCGATATGGCTTACCATGTTCAGAAAATCCAGCGAGGATACGACCTTATAATTGACATTTTCGGCTCAGACCACGGAGATACTTATAAAGAAGTGCTTTTCGGAGTCAAGTCGCTTGGCTACGATACCTCCAAAATTAAGGTCATTATACACCAGATGGTTACCTTTAAAGAAGGCACGGAAAGCGTGAAAATGAGCAAAAGGAGCGATAAATCGTACCCTCTTGACGGACTTATTGAAGAAGTCGGCGCCGATGCAGTGCAGTTCTTTTTTGTTATGCGCGGAGCTAACACGCATCTTGATTTCGATATCGAGCTTGCCAAGGAGCACTCCGATAAGAACCCCGTTTACTACCTTCAATACGCTCATGCGCGGATTTGCGGCATCCTCAGAAATGCTGAGGACAACTTCCCGGGCTTTGACTTTAATTCAGAGGCGGAGTTTAATACTGACCTGATTAGGTCAGAGGAAGAGCTTGGATTGCTTAAGATATTAGCTAAATTCCCTGAAGAAGTTAGTTCAAGTGCTGCTTCATATGAGCCTCATAAGATTATTACATATCTGAATGTTGTGGCTGAACGATTTCATAAATTCTATCATAATAACCGTGTGCTTGATGCGGAAAACCGCGAGCTTTCAATCGCCCGTCTGAAAATCTGTCTTGCAGCTAAGCAGATTCTGAAGAACGGTTTTGATATCATTGGCATCAGCGCTCCGGAGAGAATGTAG
- a CDS encoding transposase, translated as MRSTYKVHNPDAVYFITSTIVNWIDVFASEKYFNILIDAVNFYIKNQNLTVYSYVIMKNHFHLICKSDNLTETIRLIKSYTAKKIISELNKDGEEELLAHFAENKKNYKIGRTYQIWQEGFHPQEMINNDVMKQKIEYIHSNPVNENYCKYPQDWKYSSAGFYETGIHSLIPIERII; from the coding sequence ATGAGAAGCACATATAAAGTCCATAATCCCGATGCAGTTTATTTTATTACTTCTACAATTGTAAACTGGATTGATGTATTCGCTTCAGAAAAATATTTTAATATTCTAATTGACGCAGTAAATTTTTACATAAAAAATCAAAACCTTACAGTTTACTCTTATGTAATTATGAAAAATCATTTTCACCTGATTTGTAAATCTGATAATCTTACAGAGACTATTCGATTAATAAAAAGTTATACTGCAAAGAAAATTATAAGCGAATTAAATAAAGATGGCGAAGAAGAATTGTTGGCACATTTTGCTGAAAATAAAAAAAACTATAAAATCGGAAGAACATATCAGATCTGGCAGGAAGGTTTTCATCCACAGGAAATGATAAATAATGATGTTATGAAACAAAAGATAGAATATATTCATAGTAATCCTGTTAATGAAAATTATTGTAAATATCCGCAAGATTGGAAATATTCTTCAGCAGGATTTTATGAGACCGGAATTCATTCTTTAATTCCTATTGAAAGAATTATTTAA
- a CDS encoding DUF1211 domain-containing protein yields MTNINFGSFSKSRIEAFSDGVFAIIVTLLVLEIKIPHLEHNTNAEFLHSMIELLPKILAWMNSFLVVCVIWMNHHRLMEMFKRIDVGLFWFNNFLLMSTSLIPFPTALLGEYMNLEYAVFFYGACSLLMAISFIVIRLYVVKKPDLMKEDVDLKAFKRGTWDTFRYGFLLYLAGAIVSLFNPWIAFAIYFFIPVYFIFPRATVGK; encoded by the coding sequence ATGACAAATATCAATTTCGGTAGTTTTTCAAAGAGTAGGATTGAAGCATTCAGCGACGGGGTGTTCGCAATCATTGTAACACTGCTTGTGCTGGAAATAAAAATTCCGCATCTTGAACATAATACAAACGCAGAGTTTCTTCATTCAATGATTGAGCTGCTTCCGAAAATACTTGCATGGATGAACAGCTTTTTAGTTGTCTGTGTGATATGGATGAACCATCACCGGCTGATGGAAATGTTTAAGAGAATTGATGTCGGACTTTTCTGGTTCAATAATTTTCTGCTTATGTCAACATCGCTGATTCCTTTTCCTACGGCATTACTCGGTGAATACATGAACCTTGAGTATGCAGTTTTTTTCTATGGGGCATGTTCATTATTGATGGCAATTAGTTTTATTGTGATAAGACTTTACGTTGTAAAGAAGCCTGATTTGATGAAGGAAGATGTGGATTTGAAGGCGTTTAAAAGAGGAACCTGGGATACTTTTCGGTATGGATTTTTACTCTATCTTGCCGGAGCTATTGTAAGTCTATTTAATCCCTGGATTGCATTCGCAATATATTTCTTTATACCGGTGTATTTTATATTCCCGCGCGCTACAGTAGGTAAATAA
- a CDS encoding GNAT family N-acetyltransferase, producing MIIRKATLEDFAEIDSFDVFGGDRRTEIEREEILVVIIDEKIAGYITHNRSFYGRAFVQFVNTKPEFLKRGVAKSLFDYVEKIYSESGDELIFSSTEDYNNIMLGFFERNGWQKSGVIHNIQKAAEIIFVKRLNNFDKELQYEPKLYK from the coding sequence ATGATTATAAGAAAAGCAACATTAGAAGATTTTGCTGAGATAGATTCATTTGATGTCTTTGGCGGAGACCGAAGAACAGAAATTGAAAGAGAAGAAATTCTTGTTGTTATTATCGATGAGAAGATTGCAGGGTATATTACACATAACAGAAGTTTTTACGGCAGAGCATTTGTTCAGTTTGTAAACACTAAACCAGAATTTTTGAAAAGGGGAGTTGCGAAATCTTTGTTTGATTATGTTGAAAAAATTTATTCAGAGTCAGGTGATGAATTGATATTTTCTTCCACTGAAGATTATAATAATATAATGCTTGGATTTTTTGAAAGAAACGGATGGCAGAAGTCAGGTGTAATTCATAATATTCAAAAAGCAGCTGAAATAATTTTTGTCAAGAGGCTAAATAATTTTGATAAGGAACTTCAATACGAACCAAAACTTTACAAGTAA
- a CDS encoding tetratricopeptide repeat-containing sensor histidine kinase, producing the protein MKELNIPTNRESGNNSSVDSLQKISEDLNHAEKLRRSDFVGTILRLENLLERLEKLNSDRNSKEYKHAYTTILTHLSNVHFYSSKYEKALHYTALLETASVYYSDNLMKANALLQLGNIHSDLGDYTESMKCSTSALEIFKELDNLEGMGSTNNNIGNVFLFQKNFDEAIPHYEKALFYFNQVDQKMNKSNVLQNMASIYIHREDYPNALNCLAEAEKLKVEINDQFGVAVCKFLTGDIHLDAKEFDIALKYYRESLEIQTKLDDKNGIFYSNMHLGKTYVDKYLTEGQKEKALLTKAEKYFLESLFTAQRVNSKYTLSLIYKNLSSLYEILGNLEKALDFHKKLYEIEKDIYNEKVTEDILKLEKELQVKEAKHTAEINQLRNVELAETIKKLEEIVKQKNEFFGVVVHDLKNPIGNIKLLAEFLIDEGNYSHAEVNEFKKFIVESADTSLELITQLLDYAAIEQGKITLNVNDFDIISETERIIRLYKLKTMQKEIEVKLKNELKNNIIHSDKNALVQIIDNLFSNAIKFSPVQKNVMIRLLKEDDFLKIEIKDEGPGFSNEDRKKLFNQFSKLSARPTAGEHSSGLGLSIVKKLVDSLKGKIECDSEVGNGASMIVRIPI; encoded by the coding sequence ATGAAAGAGTTAAATATCCCAACTAACAGAGAGTCGGGCAATAATTCTTCTGTGGATAGTCTTCAGAAAATATCTGAGGATTTGAACCATGCAGAAAAATTACGCCGCAGCGATTTTGTTGGTACTATCTTACGACTTGAAAATCTGCTTGAACGGCTTGAAAAATTGAATTCCGACAGGAACTCAAAAGAGTATAAGCACGCTTATACTACAATTCTTACACATCTTTCAAATGTTCATTTTTATTCTTCAAAATATGAAAAGGCTCTGCACTACACAGCACTGCTTGAAACCGCTTCAGTATATTACAGTGATAATCTGATGAAGGCTAACGCACTGCTGCAGCTGGGTAATATACATTCCGACCTTGGTGATTATACTGAATCTATGAAGTGCTCTACTTCTGCGCTGGAAATTTTTAAGGAGTTAGATAATCTGGAAGGAATGGGAAGCACAAATAATAATATCGGCAACGTATTTTTATTTCAGAAAAATTTTGATGAGGCAATCCCCCATTATGAAAAGGCTTTGTTTTATTTTAATCAGGTTGACCAGAAGATGAACAAATCCAATGTACTTCAGAACATGGCATCGATATATATTCACAGAGAAGATTATCCGAATGCACTAAATTGCCTTGCCGAAGCTGAGAAACTGAAAGTGGAAATAAATGACCAGTTCGGAGTTGCAGTCTGCAAATTTTTAACGGGTGATATACATCTGGATGCAAAGGAATTTGATATAGCACTAAAATATTATAGGGAATCGCTTGAGATACAAACGAAGCTTGACGATAAGAACGGGATATTTTATTCCAATATGCATCTCGGGAAAACGTATGTTGATAAATATTTAACAGAAGGACAGAAAGAAAAAGCGTTGCTGACTAAGGCAGAAAAATATTTTCTGGAATCTCTTTTTACGGCGCAAAGAGTGAATTCAAAGTACACTTTGTCTCTGATATATAAAAATCTTTCTTCTCTTTATGAGATTCTCGGTAACTTAGAAAAAGCGCTTGACTTCCACAAGAAACTTTATGAGATAGAAAAAGATATTTATAATGAAAAAGTAACTGAGGATATTTTAAAGCTTGAAAAAGAACTTCAGGTAAAGGAAGCGAAACACACTGCCGAGATAAATCAGTTACGAAACGTAGAGCTTGCCGAGACGATAAAGAAACTTGAAGAGATTGTAAAGCAGAAGAATGAATTTTTCGGAGTAGTTGTTCACGATTTAAAAAATCCTATCGGCAATATAAAACTGTTAGCGGAATTTCTGATTGACGAAGGAAATTACTCACATGCTGAAGTGAATGAATTTAAAAAATTCATTGTTGAATCGGCTGATACTTCTCTTGAACTCATTACGCAACTTCTGGACTATGCTGCAATCGAGCAGGGAAAAATAACTCTTAATGTGAATGATTTTGATATAATTTCCGAAACCGAGCGAATAATACGTCTGTATAAATTGAAAACTATGCAGAAAGAAATAGAAGTAAAGTTGAAGAACGAACTGAAAAATAATATAATACACTCGGATAAAAATGCCCTGGTACAGATAATAGATAATTTATTTTCTAACGCGATTAAGTTTTCACCCGTGCAAAAAAATGTTATGATAAGATTATTGAAAGAGGATGACTTTTTGAAAATTGAGATTAAAGATGAAGGTCCGGGATTTTCCAATGAAGACAGAAAAAAATTATTTAACCAATTTTCAAAATTAAGCGCAAGGCCTACAGCCGGAGAACATTCTTCCGGATTAGGATTATCGATAGTAAAGAAGCTTGTAGATTCCTTAAAAGGAAAAATTGAGTGCGATAGTGAAGTAGGTAACGGAGCAAGTATGATAGTAAGAATTCCCATTTAA